The Tardiphaga alba genome includes a window with the following:
- a CDS encoding MgtC/SapB family protein, whose product MLSDTEMMIRLLSAAALGSLIGFERERLLWAAGIRTHMLVCVGSCLVMLVSQYGFTNILTHDHVVLDPSRIAAQVVSGIGFLGAGAILVRGEIVKGLTTAASIWTVAAIGLAVGGGLYLAAGASTVIILLILAGMKPLEEAYRSRNQTCMLKVGVENNALTPELLREALTLRPSQVKRFLVESRAPEGIDELSILLSKVSSQDIATYPDKLQELDGVRSVTVVKRVKDRPAGMT is encoded by the coding sequence ATGCTATCCGACACAGAAATGATGATCCGCCTGCTCTCTGCGGCTGCGCTGGGCAGCCTGATCGGCTTCGAGCGCGAGCGGCTGTTATGGGCGGCGGGTATCCGCACCCATATGCTGGTCTGCGTCGGCTCATGCCTGGTGATGCTGGTTTCGCAATATGGCTTCACCAACATCCTCACGCATGATCACGTCGTTCTCGATCCCTCGCGTATCGCGGCGCAGGTTGTGTCGGGAATCGGCTTTCTCGGCGCGGGGGCGATCCTTGTGCGCGGCGAGATCGTCAAGGGTCTGACGACGGCGGCGAGCATCTGGACCGTGGCGGCAATCGGGCTCGCCGTCGGCGGCGGGCTCTATCTCGCAGCGGGCGCGTCCACGGTGATCATCCTGCTCATCCTCGCCGGCATGAAGCCGCTCGAGGAAGCCTATCGCTCGCGCAACCAGACCTGCATGCTGAAGGTTGGAGTCGAGAACAACGCGCTGACGCCGGAGCTGCTGCGTGAGGCGCTGACACTGCGTCCCAGCCAGGTGAAGCGATTTCTGGTGGAGAGTCGCGCTCCTGAGGGGATCGACGAATTGTCGATCTTGCTCAGCAAGGTGTCGTCGCAGGATATCGCGACCTATCCGGACAAGCTGCAGGAACTCGACGGCGTGCGCAGCGTGACGGTGGTCAAGCGCGTGAAGGATCGGCCGGCGGGGATGACGTAA
- a CDS encoding L,D-transpeptidase family protein, translated as MINRTLVRALLTSAVLSAGALLAGCNGEQMSLASNAKANKPIPEKMLAEMAAKDMDPQSPLLIRIFKQEAELEVWKQTRSGQFALLKTYPICRWSGDLGPKIKEGDRQAPEGFYSITPGQMNPQSSFYLSFNMGYPNAFDKSLGRTGSMLMVHGDCSSRGCYAMTDEQISEVYSFGRESFFGGQRAFQVQAYPFRMTPVNMARHRGNPNMPFWKMIKQGYDHFEVTKQEPKVEFCEQRYVFDPVVPNASPTRPAMFNAAMKCPVYEVPAEIADAVRAKEASDDAKTAELISKGTPMAQRRPDIDGGMNRIFASKIPEGSTGLSEPDLPGTASVAYTRAPGTIPPHVNPPKATAMATASPSFGASMFSSSSDEAPATAAPAAEATTRVASASSQGGFFSNLAKKVGMGGSETTASTTPAPAPVAAAAPAAAAKAKAAPAAAAKSAPMPAAKPAAAPATAVATARPPLKPTVVAEPAAPVASSMSGAAPVVSGNSFDSRFQALR; from the coding sequence TTGATCAATCGCACGCTTGTTCGCGCGCTGCTCACCTCGGCCGTATTGTCGGCCGGTGCGCTGTTGGCTGGCTGCAATGGCGAGCAAATGTCGCTGGCGAGCAACGCCAAGGCCAATAAGCCGATCCCGGAAAAGATGCTGGCCGAAATGGCCGCCAAGGACATGGATCCGCAGTCGCCGTTGCTGATCCGAATCTTCAAGCAAGAAGCCGAGCTCGAGGTCTGGAAGCAGACGCGCTCCGGCCAGTTCGCGCTGCTGAAGACCTACCCGATCTGCCGCTGGTCGGGTGATCTCGGTCCCAAGATCAAGGAAGGCGATCGTCAGGCGCCGGAAGGCTTCTATTCGATCACGCCGGGCCAGATGAATCCGCAGTCGTCGTTCTATCTGTCCTTCAATATGGGCTATCCGAACGCCTTCGATAAATCGCTCGGCCGTACCGGCTCGATGCTGATGGTGCATGGCGACTGCTCGTCGCGCGGCTGCTACGCCATGACCGACGAGCAGATCTCGGAAGTCTATTCGTTCGGCCGCGAGAGCTTCTTCGGGGGCCAGCGCGCTTTCCAGGTGCAGGCCTATCCGTTCCGCATGACGCCGGTGAACATGGCGCGCCATCGCGGCAATCCGAACATGCCGTTCTGGAAGATGATCAAGCAGGGCTACGATCATTTCGAAGTGACGAAGCAGGAGCCGAAGGTCGAGTTCTGCGAACAGCGCTACGTGTTCGATCCGGTGGTGCCGAACGCCTCCCCGACACGCCCGGCGATGTTCAATGCTGCGATGAAGTGCCCGGTCTATGAAGTGCCGGCCGAGATCGCCGATGCCGTTCGCGCCAAGGAAGCATCGGACGATGCCAAGACCGCGGAGCTGATCTCCAAGGGCACGCCGATGGCGCAGCGTCGCCCGGATATCGACGGCGGCATGAACCGCATCTTCGCGTCGAAGATCCCGGAAGGCTCCACCGGCCTGTCCGAGCCGGATCTTCCGGGCACCGCGAGCGTCGCCTATACCCGCGCGCCCGGCACCATCCCGCCGCATGTGAATCCGCCGAAGGCGACTGCGATGGCAACAGCGTCGCCGTCTTTCGGTGCGTCGATGTTCTCGTCGTCGTCGGATGAGGCGCCAGCCACCGCCGCGCCGGCTGCCGAAGCCACCACGCGCGTCGCCTCGGCGTCGTCGCAGGGCGGGTTCTTCAGCAATCTTGCCAAGAAGGTCGGCATGGGTGGCAGCGAGACCACCGCCAGCACGACGCCTGCACCGGCGCCTGTCGCTGCTGCCGCACCGGCGGCTGCCGCGAAGGCCAAGGCGGCTCCGGCTGCCGCCGCCAAGTCCGCGCCGATGCCGGCCGCGAAGCCTGCCGCAGCTCCGGCAACGGCTGTCGCCACCGCGCGTCCGCCGCTGAAGCCGACGGTTGTTGCAGAGCCGGCAGCACCTGTGGCGTCATCAATGTCCGGCGCTGCTCCGGTCGTATCGGGCAATTCCTTCGACAGCCGTTTCCAGGCGCTGCGCTAA